The following proteins are encoded in a genomic region of Alnus glutinosa chromosome 8, dhAlnGlut1.1, whole genome shotgun sequence:
- the LOC133875902 gene encoding G-type lectin S-receptor-like serine/threonine-protein kinase SD1-1, with protein sequence MSRGEEAVACFGDIKGFTEGGQDLYIRMAASELDHLEKKRHSSKKKLIAFIVGSTFLVVGMTIVALVSFIWKKKLRNQEMTKRNQRKDCDNGGGKNDMELPIFDLAAIANATDNFSNNKLGEGGFGPVYKGILPDGRYIAVKRLSKNSGQGLNEFKNEVILIAKLQHRNLVKILGYCIQENENMLIYEYMPNKSLDSFIFDQTQSKLLDWHKRINIIHGVARGLLYLHEDSRLRIIHRDLKASNILLDNNMNPKISDFGLARSFGGDQIDSKTNRIIGTHGYMSPEYAMHGRYSIKSYVFSFGVLVLETMSGKKNREFCHPDHDLNLLGHAWKLWIEDRSMELIDELESDLYTLCNVLRHIHVGLLCVQQKPEDRPNMSSVVRMLTNESLLPRPRQPGFFTDPLEAVPSSSKHATCSVNRVTITLLEAR encoded by the exons ATGTCAAGGGGGGAGGAAGCGGTTGCTTGCTTTGGCGATATTAAAGGATTCACCGAGGGAGGGCAAGATCTCTATATAAGGATGGCCGCTTCAGAATTGG ATCATCTTGAGAAAAAGAGGCACTCGAGCAAGAAGAAACTAATAGCATTCATAGTCGGGTCAACATTTCTAGTTGTGGGAATGACAATAGTTGCACTGGTCTCATTcatatggaagaagaaactcaGAAACCAAG AAATGACGAAAAGGAATCAGAGGAAGGATTGTGACAATGGAGGTGGGAAGAATGATATGGAGTTACCGATATTTGATCTGGCGGCCATAGCTAATGCCACAGataatttttcaaacaacaAGCTAGGAGAAGGTGGCTTTGGCCCTGTGTACAAG GGTATATTGCCAGACGGAAGATATATAGCTGTGAAGAGGCTTTCAAAGAATTCTGGACAAGGACTGAATGAGTTCAAAAATGAAGTTATCTTGATTGCAAAACTTCAACACCGTAATCTTGTGAAGATTCTCGGTTATTgcattcaagaaaatgaaaacatgttAATCTATGAATACATGCCCAACAAAAGCTTGGACtcctttatttttg ATCAAACACAGAGTAAATTACTAGATTGGCATAAGCGCATCAACATTATTCATGGTGTTGCTAGAGGGCTTCTGTATCTTCATGAAGACTCTAGACTGAGAATTATCCATAGAGATCTCAAAGCTAGCAATATCCTTTTAGATAATaatatgaatccaaaaatttcgGACTTTGGCCTGGCTAGATCATTTGGGGGAGATCAAATTGATTCCAAGACCAATAGGATTATTGGAACACA TGGTTATATGTCTCCCGAGTATGCGATGCATGGACGGTACTCGATAAAATCTTATGTATTTAGCTTTGGAGTTTTAGTATTAGAGACAATGAGTGGAAAGAAAAATAGGGAATTTTGTCACCCAGACCACGACCTTAATCTTCTTGGACAT gCATGGAAACTGTGGATTGAAGACAGGTCAATGGAGCTGATCGATGAATTGGAAAGTGACTTGTACACTCTATGTAATGTACTACGACACATTCATGTCGGTCTGttatgtgtgcaacaaaaaccAGAAGATAGGCCAAACATGTCATCTGTAGTTCGAATGTTGACCAATGAGAGTTTATTGCCTAGGCCAAGGCAGCCGGGTTTCTTTACCGATCCACTTGAAGCAGTTCCTTCATCTAGCAAGCATGCAACTTGTTCAGTAAACAGAGTCACCATTACATTGTTAGAAGCACGGTAA
- the LOC133876274 gene encoding G-type lectin S-receptor-like serine/threonine-protein kinase At4g27290 encodes MATKEERIQKLEANMQELKAIVKKLVTSHQDYAISIKELERSLHEFIENLSKTNGETSRNNSMHIPSPKSTQFLKSDVPPAFATPSPYHAHPNCDPRHKLVHCIAQRFRWMDRTQSWELFSTFQADRCDNYALCGTYATCNIYHSPVCACLEGFLPKSPKDWDSTDWCDGCVRRTPLECNNGDDFLKRTGLKLPDTSSSWFNKTLTLKECEELCLKNCSCTAYSSLDVKGGGSGCLLWFASLVDIIVFTEGGQDLYIRMAASELDHLEKKRHSSKKKLIAFIVGSAFLVVGMTIVALVSFIWKKKLRNQEMTKRNQRKDCDNGGGENDMELPIFDLAAVANATDNFSNNNKLGEGGFGPVYKGILPDGRYIAVKRLSKNSGQGLNEFKNEVILIAKLQHRNLVKILGYCIQENENMLVYEYMPNKSLDSFIFGLNLDLDLKASNILLDNNMNPKISNFGLARSFGGDQIDSKTNRIIGTHGYMSPEYAVHGRYSIKSDVFSFGVLVLETMSGKKNREFCHPDHDLNLLGHAWKLWIEDRPMELIDELEGDLCTLCNVLRHIHVGLLCVQQKPEDRPNMSSVVQMLTNESLLPRPRQPGFFTDPLEAVPSSSKQATCSVNRITITLLEAR; translated from the exons ATGGCTACAAAAGAAGAGCGAATCCAAAAATTGGAAGCAAATATGCAGGAGCTTAAGGCCATTGTCAAGAAGCTCGTGACATCCCATCAAGACTACGCCATCTCCATCAAAGAACTGGAACGTTCCTTGCACGAGTTTATAGAGAATTTGTCAAAAACCAATGGTGAAACTTCACGGAACAACTCAATGCATATTCCATCGCCAAAGTCCacccaatttttgaaatcagacgTACCACCGGCATTTGCAACACCATCGCCTTACCACGCCCACCCAAACTGTGACCCAAGACACAAACTAGTACACT GCATTGCGCAACGATTCAGATGGATGGATCGGACACAGAGTTGGGAGCTTTTCTCTACATTCCAGGCAGATCGGTGCGATAATTATGCCTTATGCGGCACATATGCTACTTGCAATATCTATCACTCTCCTGTATGTGCATGTTTGGAAGGCTTCTTACCCAAGTCTCCGAAAGATTGGGATTCAACAGATTGGTGTGATGGGTGTGTTCGAAGGACTCCTTTGGAATGCAATAACGGAGATGATTTCCTGAAGCGGACAGGGCTGAAATTGCCCGACACATCTTCTTCTTGGTTTAACAAGACCCTGACCCTCAAGGAATGCGAAGAATTGTGTTTGAAGAACTGCTCCTGCACAGCATATTCAAGTTTAGATGTCAAGGGGGGAGGAAGCGGTTGCTTGCTTTGGTTTGCTAGCCTTGTTGACATTATAGTATTCACCGAGGGAGGACAAGATCTCTATATAAGGATGGCCGCTTCAGAATTGG ATCATCTTGAGAAAAAGAGGCACTCGAGCAAGAAGAAACTAATAGCATTTATAGTTGGGTCAGCATTTCTAGTTGTGGGAATGACAATAGTTGCATTGGTCTCATTcatatggaagaagaaactcaGAAACCAAG AAATGACGAAAAGAAATCAGAGGAAGGATTGTGACAATGGAGGTGGGGAGAATGATATGGAGTTACCGATATTTGATCTGGCGGCCGTAGCTAATGCCACAGataatttttcaaacaacaACAAGCTAGGAGAAGGTGGCTTTGGCCCTGTGTACAAG GGTATATTGCCAGACGGAAGATATATAGCTGTGAAGAGGCTTTCAAAGAATTCTGGACAAGGACTGAATGAGTTCAAAAATGAAGTTATCTTGATTGCAAAACTTCAACACCGTAATCTTGTGAAGATTCTCGGTTATTgcattcaagaaaatgaaaacatgttAGTCTATGAATACATGCCCAACAAAAGCTTGGACtcctttatttttggtttgaaccTTGACCT AGATCTCAAAGCTAGCAATATCCTTTTAGATAAcaatatgaatccaaaaatttcgAACTTTGGCCTGGCTAGATCATTTGGGGGAGATCAAATTGATTCCAAGACCAATAGGATTATTGGAACACA TGGTTATATGTCTCCCGAGTATGCGGTGCATGGACGGTACTCGATAAAATCTGATGTATTTAGCTTTGGAGTTTTAGTATTAGAGACAATGAGTGGAAAGAAAAATAGGGAGTTTTGTCACCCAGACCACGACCTTAATCTTCTTGGACAT gCATGGAAACTATGGATTGAAGACAGGCCAATGGAGCTGATTGATGAATTGGAAGGTGACTTGTGCACTCTATGTAATGTGCTACGACACATTCATGTGGGTCTAttatgtgtgcaacaaaaaccAGAAGATAGACCGAACATGTCATCTGTGGTTCAAATGTTGACCAATGAGAGCTTATTGCCTAGGCCAAGGCAACCGGGTTTCTTTACCGATCCACTTGAAGCAGTTCCTTCATCTAGCAAGCAAGCAACTTGTTCAGTAAACAGAATCACCATTACATTGTTGGAAGCACGGTAA
- the LOC133875896 gene encoding G-type lectin S-receptor-like serine/threonine-protein kinase At4g27290 isoform X1, producing the protein MEIFTHLFVYSFLFSLLRTSIAPETITPSQSIRDDGGTLVSSGGSFQLGFFSPGNSKSRYVGIWYMISPEIVVWVANRDAPLNDSSGILTVTGDGVLALRNSTKGIVWSSNTSRTTANPVVQLLDTGNLVVKDRNENFLWQSFDYPCDTHLPEMKLGWDLVTGLDRFLSSWKSTDDPAQGEYLIRIDPRGLPQLVTMKGDSIKARAGSWNGRTFTGSHVLRPNPVYEYEFVWNEKEVYFEYKLLKASVFSRSVLNPSGISQRFNWVDRTHSWELYSTAQAEECDNYAICGAYATCNINKSPVCACLEGFLPKSQTEWDVANWAAGCARRTPLECNDTHGFQKHTRVKLPDTSSSWFNKTLTLKECEGLCLKNCSCTAYAPLDVREGGSGRVLWSGSLVDIKEYPEDGLFRQDLYIKMAISELDHLEKKRHPSKKKLVAIIVGSTLLVVGMTTVSLVSHIWKKKFRNQGKFLGTTKTSQRNIYSDNESGKEDMELPIFDLATIANATHNFSNNKKLGEGGFGPVYKGILPDGRDIAVKRLSKNSRQGLNELKNEVILIAKLQHRNLVKLFGCCIQENENMLIYEYMPNKSLDSFIFDQANRKLLDWQKRINIIRGVAKGILYLHEDSRLRIIHRDLKASNILLDNNMNPKISDFGLARLVGGDQIDSETNRIIGTYGYMSPEYAMHGRYSLKSDVFSFGVLVLETLSGKKNRGFCHPDHQHNLLGHAWKLWIEERPIELIDELEGDSCTLSNVLRQIHVGLLCVQQKPEDRPNMSSVVQMLSSESSLPKPRQPGFFTDSVEPDPSSSKHENCSINKITTTLLEAR; encoded by the exons ATGGAAATCTTTACCCATCTTTTTGTCTACTCTTTCTTGTTCTCCCTCTTAAGAACCTCCATTGCACCAGAGACTATTACTCCAAGTCAATCCATCAGAGACGACGGTGGCACTTTAGTTTCGTCTGGCGGGTCATTTCAATTGGGATTCTTCAGCCCAGGTAATTCTAAAAGTCGATATGTGGGAATATGGTACATGATATCTCCAGAGATAGTTGTATGGGTAGCCAACAGGGACGCTCCGCTTAACGATTCCTCAGGAATTCTTACAGTAACTGGTGATGGAGTTCTTGCGCTTCGTAATAGCACGAAAGGTATTGTTTGGTCATCTAATACGTCACGAACCACAGCAAATCCAGTTGTACAGCTCTTGGACACCGGGAATCTTGTTGTGAAAGATAGAAATGAGAACTTTTTGTGGCAGAGTTTTGATTATCCTTGTGACACACACCTACCGGAAATGAAGCTTGGATGGGATTTAGTTACTGGTTTAGATAGATTTTTATCATCTTGGAAGAGCACGGATGATCCTGCTCAAGGTGAGTATTTAATACGGATAGATCCTCGTGGGCTTCCGCAACTGGTTACTATGAAGGGAGATTCAATAAAGGCTAGAGCAGGGTCATGGAATGGCCGTACTTTTACGGGTAGTCACGTGTTAAGACCAAATCCAGTATATGAGTATGAATTCGTGTGGAATGAGAAGGAGGTTTATTTCGAGTACAAACTCCTAAAAGCTTCTGTTTTCTCAAGATCTGTGCTTAACCCATCAGGCATTTCGCAACGATTCAATTGGGTGGATCGGACACACAGTTGGGAGCTTTACTCTACAGCACAGGCAGAAGAGTGCGACAATTATGCCATATGCGGTGCATATGCTACTTGCAACATCAATAAATCTCCTGTATGTGCATGCTTGGAAGGATTCTTACCCAAGTCTCAAACAGAATGGGATGTAGCAAATTGGGCTGCTGGGTGTGCTCGAAGGACTCCTTTGGAATGCAATGACACACATGGTTTCCAGAAGCACACGCGGGTGAAATTGCCCGACACATCTTCTTCCTGGTTTAACAAGACCCTGACCCTCAAGGAATGCGAAGGATTGTGCTTGAAGAACTGTTCCTGCACAGCATATGCACCTTTAGATGTCAGGGAGGGAGGAAGCGGCCGTGTGCTTTGGTCTGGTAGCCTAGTTGACATAAAAGAATACCCTGAGGATGGACTATTCCGACAAGACCTCTATATAAAGATGGCTATTTCAGAATTGG ATCATCTTGAGAAAAAGAGGCACCCCAGCAAGAAGAAACTTGTAGCAATTATAGTGGGCTCAACATTACTAGTTGTGGGAATGACAACAGTTTCACTGGTCTCACacatatggaagaagaaattcagaaatcaaggtaaattTCTAG GAACGACAAAAACAAGTCAGAGAAATATATATTCTGACAATGAAAGTGGGAAGGAAGATATGGAGTTACCGATATTTGATTTGGCAACCATAGCTAATGCAacacataatttttcaaacaacaAGAAGCTGGGAGAAGGTGGCTTTGGTCCCGTGTACAAG GGTATATTGCCAGATGGGAGAGATATAGCTGTGAAGAGGCTTTCAAAGAATTCTAGACAAGGATTGAACGAGTTGAAAAATGAAGTTATTTTGATTGCCAAACTTCAACATCGTAATCTTGTGAAGCTTTTTGGTTGCTgcattcaagaaaatgaaaacatgttAATCTATGAATACATGCCCAACAAAAGCTTGGACTCTTTTATTTTCG ATCAAGCAAATCGTAAATTACTAGATTGGCAAAAGCGCATCAACATTATTCGTGGTGTTGCTAAGGGGATTCTCTATCTTCATGAAGACTCTAGACTAAGAATTATCCACAGAGATCTCAAAGCTAGCAATATACTTCTAGATAAcaatatgaatccaaaaatttcgGATTTTGGCCTTGCTAGATTAGTTGGAGGAGATCAAATTGATTCCGAGACCAATAGAATTATTGGAACATA TGGTTATATGTCTCCCGAGTATGCGATGCATGGTCGGTACTCACTAAAATCTGATGTATTTAGCTTTGGAGTTTTAGTATTAGAGACATTGAGTGGGAAGAAGAATAGAGGATTTTGTCATCCAGACCATCAGCATAATCTTCTTGGACAT gCATGGAAATTATGGATTGAAGAGAGGCCAATAGAGTTGATTGATGAATTGGAAGGTGACTCATGCACTCTATCTAATGTATTACGACAAATTCATGTGGGTTTGttatgtgtgcaacaaaaaccAGAAGATAGACCAAACATGTCGTCTGTTGTTCAAATGTTGAGCAGTGAGAGTTCATTACCTAAGCCAAGGCAACCAGGTTTCTTTACAGATTCAGTTGAACCTGATCCTTCATCTAGCAAGCATGAAAATTGTTCAATAAACAAAATCACGACTACATTGTTGGAAGCACGGTAA
- the LOC133875896 gene encoding G-type lectin S-receptor-like serine/threonine-protein kinase At4g27290 isoform X2, which yields MEIFTHLFVYSFLFSLLRTSIAPETITPSQSIRDDGGTLVSSGGSFQLGFFSPGNSKSRYVGIWYMISPEIVVWVANRDAPLNDSSGILTVTGDGVLALRNSTKGIVWSSNTSRTTANPVVQLLDTGNLVVKDRNENFLWQSFDYPCDTHLPEMKLGWDLVTGLDRFLSSWKSTDDPAQGEYLIRIDPRGLPQLVTMKGDSIKARAGSWNGRTFTGSHVLRPNPVYEYEFVWNEKEVYFEYKLLKASVFSRSVLNPSGISQRFNWVDRTHSWELYSTAQAEECDNYAICGAYATCNINKSPVCACLEGFLPKSQTEWDVANWAAGCARRTPLECNDTHGFQKHTRVKLPDTSSSWFNKTLTLKECEGLCLKNCSCTAYAPLDVREGGSGRVLWSGSLVDIKEYPEDGLFRQDLYIKMAISELDHLEKKRHPSKKKLVAIIVGSTLLVVGMTTVSLVSHIWKKKFRNQGTTKTSQRNIYSDNESGKEDMELPIFDLATIANATHNFSNNKKLGEGGFGPVYKGILPDGRDIAVKRLSKNSRQGLNELKNEVILIAKLQHRNLVKLFGCCIQENENMLIYEYMPNKSLDSFIFDQANRKLLDWQKRINIIRGVAKGILYLHEDSRLRIIHRDLKASNILLDNNMNPKISDFGLARLVGGDQIDSETNRIIGTYGYMSPEYAMHGRYSLKSDVFSFGVLVLETLSGKKNRGFCHPDHQHNLLGHAWKLWIEERPIELIDELEGDSCTLSNVLRQIHVGLLCVQQKPEDRPNMSSVVQMLSSESSLPKPRQPGFFTDSVEPDPSSSKHENCSINKITTTLLEAR from the exons ATGGAAATCTTTACCCATCTTTTTGTCTACTCTTTCTTGTTCTCCCTCTTAAGAACCTCCATTGCACCAGAGACTATTACTCCAAGTCAATCCATCAGAGACGACGGTGGCACTTTAGTTTCGTCTGGCGGGTCATTTCAATTGGGATTCTTCAGCCCAGGTAATTCTAAAAGTCGATATGTGGGAATATGGTACATGATATCTCCAGAGATAGTTGTATGGGTAGCCAACAGGGACGCTCCGCTTAACGATTCCTCAGGAATTCTTACAGTAACTGGTGATGGAGTTCTTGCGCTTCGTAATAGCACGAAAGGTATTGTTTGGTCATCTAATACGTCACGAACCACAGCAAATCCAGTTGTACAGCTCTTGGACACCGGGAATCTTGTTGTGAAAGATAGAAATGAGAACTTTTTGTGGCAGAGTTTTGATTATCCTTGTGACACACACCTACCGGAAATGAAGCTTGGATGGGATTTAGTTACTGGTTTAGATAGATTTTTATCATCTTGGAAGAGCACGGATGATCCTGCTCAAGGTGAGTATTTAATACGGATAGATCCTCGTGGGCTTCCGCAACTGGTTACTATGAAGGGAGATTCAATAAAGGCTAGAGCAGGGTCATGGAATGGCCGTACTTTTACGGGTAGTCACGTGTTAAGACCAAATCCAGTATATGAGTATGAATTCGTGTGGAATGAGAAGGAGGTTTATTTCGAGTACAAACTCCTAAAAGCTTCTGTTTTCTCAAGATCTGTGCTTAACCCATCAGGCATTTCGCAACGATTCAATTGGGTGGATCGGACACACAGTTGGGAGCTTTACTCTACAGCACAGGCAGAAGAGTGCGACAATTATGCCATATGCGGTGCATATGCTACTTGCAACATCAATAAATCTCCTGTATGTGCATGCTTGGAAGGATTCTTACCCAAGTCTCAAACAGAATGGGATGTAGCAAATTGGGCTGCTGGGTGTGCTCGAAGGACTCCTTTGGAATGCAATGACACACATGGTTTCCAGAAGCACACGCGGGTGAAATTGCCCGACACATCTTCTTCCTGGTTTAACAAGACCCTGACCCTCAAGGAATGCGAAGGATTGTGCTTGAAGAACTGTTCCTGCACAGCATATGCACCTTTAGATGTCAGGGAGGGAGGAAGCGGCCGTGTGCTTTGGTCTGGTAGCCTAGTTGACATAAAAGAATACCCTGAGGATGGACTATTCCGACAAGACCTCTATATAAAGATGGCTATTTCAGAATTGG ATCATCTTGAGAAAAAGAGGCACCCCAGCAAGAAGAAACTTGTAGCAATTATAGTGGGCTCAACATTACTAGTTGTGGGAATGACAACAGTTTCACTGGTCTCACacatatggaagaagaaattcagaaatcaag GAACGACAAAAACAAGTCAGAGAAATATATATTCTGACAATGAAAGTGGGAAGGAAGATATGGAGTTACCGATATTTGATTTGGCAACCATAGCTAATGCAacacataatttttcaaacaacaAGAAGCTGGGAGAAGGTGGCTTTGGTCCCGTGTACAAG GGTATATTGCCAGATGGGAGAGATATAGCTGTGAAGAGGCTTTCAAAGAATTCTAGACAAGGATTGAACGAGTTGAAAAATGAAGTTATTTTGATTGCCAAACTTCAACATCGTAATCTTGTGAAGCTTTTTGGTTGCTgcattcaagaaaatgaaaacatgttAATCTATGAATACATGCCCAACAAAAGCTTGGACTCTTTTATTTTCG ATCAAGCAAATCGTAAATTACTAGATTGGCAAAAGCGCATCAACATTATTCGTGGTGTTGCTAAGGGGATTCTCTATCTTCATGAAGACTCTAGACTAAGAATTATCCACAGAGATCTCAAAGCTAGCAATATACTTCTAGATAAcaatatgaatccaaaaatttcgGATTTTGGCCTTGCTAGATTAGTTGGAGGAGATCAAATTGATTCCGAGACCAATAGAATTATTGGAACATA TGGTTATATGTCTCCCGAGTATGCGATGCATGGTCGGTACTCACTAAAATCTGATGTATTTAGCTTTGGAGTTTTAGTATTAGAGACATTGAGTGGGAAGAAGAATAGAGGATTTTGTCATCCAGACCATCAGCATAATCTTCTTGGACAT gCATGGAAATTATGGATTGAAGAGAGGCCAATAGAGTTGATTGATGAATTGGAAGGTGACTCATGCACTCTATCTAATGTATTACGACAAATTCATGTGGGTTTGttatgtgtgcaacaaaaaccAGAAGATAGACCAAACATGTCGTCTGTTGTTCAAATGTTGAGCAGTGAGAGTTCATTACCTAAGCCAAGGCAACCAGGTTTCTTTACAGATTCAGTTGAACCTGATCCTTCATCTAGCAAGCATGAAAATTGTTCAATAAACAAAATCACGACTACATTGTTGGAAGCACGGTAA